In Gimesia panareensis, the genomic window AGATCAGGGTGCAGACTTGAGTTGCGGCGCGCAACCGATGAAAGATCAGCCTGGATCTCTTCATATCTGTTCTTCCTTGAACATGCGACATATTGACTGGTCCGTAGCGGGAGGCTTCCTTATTCCCACTCTTCTAAAAACTGGGTGTTCAACTGTTGTTGCAAAGCTTCAATTTCAGACTCTTCCAGGTTCTGATCTCGAATTTCAAAATTGCCCTCGCCATGGGTTCCGGACAGTTGCAGATAGGATGTCTGATCCTCATCCCGCGAGCCGTCCAGTTTCAGCCGCCGTTTCTGTACCAGAAACAGGGCCAGCACATACAGGAACTTTTCCTGAACCTGGTTTGGATTTTCATACAGCTGCTCAAAATATTGCATCATGGCATCGGGATCGATTTTTCGAGCCCCTTGTGCTGCCGGCTCGGGGACCTGCAGCTTCCAGTCTCCGACAGCCCCTTCCGGGGGACCGGTCCAGGCTTCCTCTGCAAAGTCCAGACGGGTGAGATGACCATTCTGATCGACGATTACAGAATGCACAGTTTCGCCGGGAACAAATTCTTTTCCCGTCGAGGAACAGGTTTTCCCTAAAGGTTTTAGATGATAATCCATTTGGAAAAGCTCAAATCAGGAACAGGCAGGGCAGAACGGCAGATAAATCTGAAGTGTTGATTTGATCAATTGCGGCGAATCCTAGAGCAAATCAGGATTTAGCTCAAGACGATTCTGGCGGGAAGTGGCATTTTTCTGGGTGAGAACTCAAGATTTATATTGGAGATAAGGCTTTTTACCATAATAAGTTAGGAGCCAGAGGTGAACCGGCTGGTCGATCCCCCTTCCTTTGAGATGGGAACTTCGATCCGGGCAGCACAGCGGGGACAATGCCCGGCATAGGCTGTCAGATCATGGTTTGCATAGATTCTGCTGTAAACCTGACAGCATTTGAAGAGAACTCCAACCGAGGGGCGCGGGGCGGGTTGGCGGGATTCCGCGTCAGTCATGTACGGCTCCAGAAAAAAAATAAGCTGAAACGCACGGGGCATTTCAGCTTATTTATGAGATTCACAGCTGCAGATCAAGATGTCTTTTGAACCTGTAAAACAGGTTATTTCTGATGAGCCAGTGCTACCATCGCCCGGGCACGATCCTGATCCCGTTCGCGGGCGAGGCACTGATCGTCGCCGATTGCGGTTTGAGAGAGGGCTTCTTCGAGCTGCTTCTCCGCTTCCTCGGCATTCAGCTGGCTGACAGGAATCGCCTGTTCGGTCAGGACTGAGATCACCGAACCCTTAACCTGCAGGAACCCGCCATCGACAAAGTAGCGGTTTTCATTTCCTTCACCGGATTCGAACACCAGTTCGCCAAATCCCAGACGACCTACCATAGGCATCCGACCGGGGAGAATTCCGATTTGACCGTCAAACAGAGTACAACGCAGGCTCTGGATGGACTGATCCAGCAGAGTCGTTTCCGGAGTGACTAATAACAGACGAAATTCTTGAGCCATGGGTGCTCTTACCACAATTAAAAACAGGATTTCAGAGTAACATGATGGCCGAAACCCGTTTCGACCATCGTCTGATCACGACGTGCGAAAACGTCTTATTTCTCAGCCATTTTCTTGGCTTGTTCTTCGGCTTCTTCCACCGCACCCACATACATGAAGGCGGCTTCCGGCAGGTGATCCCACTTACCGGCACAGATTTCTTCAAAGCTGCGAATGGTGTCTTCCAGCGGGGTGATCTTACCTTCCTTACCAGTGAAGACTTCCGCCACGAGGAACGGCTGTGACAGGAACCGCTCGATACGGCGGGCACGGTGCACAATCAGTTTGTCTTCTTCGCTCAATTCATCGACACCGAGAATCGCGATGATGTCCTGCAGTTCGCGATAACGCTGCAGAGTCTGCTGTACTTCACGAGCGACCCGGTAGTGACGCTCACCCACATACTGCGGGTCCAGAATACGACTGGAAGAAGCCAGCGGATCGATGGCCGGGTAAATCCCTTTTTCCGAGATCTTACGTTCCAGGTAAATGAACGCGTCCAGGTGGGAGAAGGCAGTTGCCGGTGCAGGGTCGGTCGGGTCGTCTGCAGGTACATACACAGCCTGCACACTGGTGATCGCCCCGTTCTTGGTCGAAGTAATTCGTTCCTGCAGTTCTCCCAGCTCGGTACCCAGTGTCGGCTGATAACCCACAGCGGAAGGCATACGTCCCAGGAGTGCGGATACTTCCGATCCAGCCTGAGAGAAACGGAAGATGTTGTCGACGAAGAGCAGGGTATCGGTACCGGTGGTGTCACGGAACCATTCTGCCATCGTCAGAGCGGACAGAGCGACACGCAGACGGGCACCAGGCGGCTCGTTCATCTGACCAAACACCATGCAGGTCTGCTCAATCACGGAGCGATCGGTCTGGCCAATCTTGGTTTCCTGCATTTCCAGCCAGAGGTCGTTTCCTTCACGGGTCCGTTCACCCACACCGGCGAACACGGAGTAACCACCGTGGGCACTGGCGATACGGGCGATCAACTCGGTCAGAATCACGGTCTTACCCAGACCGGCACCACCGAACAGTCCGGCTTTACCACCACGCACGAACGGGGTCAGCAGGTCGACCACTTTGATCCCGGTTTCGAACAGCTCGGTTTTGGCACTCAGGTTTTCCAGGGCAGGCGCTTTCCGGTGGATCGGCCAGTGCTCATCGGTTTCGACAGCACCGCGTCCATCAACGGGATCGCCCAGCAGGTTGAAGACGCGTCCCAGGGTTCCCTTACCGACGGGCACCGATACGGGAGCTCCGGTATCATTCACGTTCATCCCGCGGACCATACCGTCGGTAGAACCCAGAGCCACACAGCGGACACGACCGCCACCCAGGTGCTGCTGAACTTCCCCGGTCACTTTGATCTCAACACCTTTGATGGTTTCATTGACAGTCAAAGCGTTGTAGATTTCCGGCAACTGATGCTCGGGAAACTCAGCATCAAACGTAGATCCAATGATCTGAGTGATTTTGCCAACTGAACTTGTTGTACTGGCTTCGGTTGTCGCCATTGATATGTCTCTACTTTCTGATGTTGATCAATCTGTAAAAAACCATAATGTGCCATGCCAAGAAGGCCGGAAACTACTCCAGGGCAGCTGCCCCACCGATGATTTCGAGAATTTCCGACGTAATCTGGGTCTGTCGTGCACGGTTATACTGAGCAGACAGAGTTCCCACCATTTCATTGGCGTTCTCTGTGGCTCCCTTCATGGCTACCATACGGGCAATCTGCTCACTGACCGCTGCATCGAGGAAGCATTTAAATAAACGAGCCTTAAAGGCTGTTGGTACGATTTCTTCCAGGATTTCCTGAGCGGACGGAAGAAACTCGTAATCGTAACTCTCTGAAGTTTCGGATTCCGATGCTTCCAGGGCACCGATCGGCAGCAGAGAGTGAATGACTGCTTCCTGACGAGAGGAAGACACAAACTCGGTGTAGGCAACGTCGAGTCGATCGATCTTGCCTTCGATGTATTCCGTAATGTAGCGGCTGGCCAGTTCATCCACTTCTTCAAAGGTCGGACGATCTTCGAAGTGTGTATAAGTGGCGTCAGCCGAAATGCCCTGGAACTTCAAAAAGCTGATGCCGCGTTTCCCGGAAACTTCCAGACGCACATTCTGACCGTTCGCCTGCAAATTCTGGTAACGTTTCAACGCCTGTTTCAGCACGCCGGTATTGTAACCGCCACATAATCCCCGGTTGGAAGTCAGCACGAGCAAAACTGCGTTCTTTTCGGTTTCGTGTTTCTCCAGCAGGGGATGATGGAACTCCAGGTTTGCCTGGGACAGGTCTGCGACAAGCTCGGAAATCTTTTTTGTATAGGCAGCCGCTTCCGCAGCACGGTCCATGGCTTTCTTAAATCGCGCGGTGGCGATCAGTTCCATGGTCCGTGTGATCTTACGGATGTTTTTAACTGCCTTTAGTCGTTTGACGATGGCACGTGCTTTGGCCATTAGATTCTAAACCTGTTTTCGATTAACTGTGCAAGCAATGAGTTACAAGTACGAGTCCGACTACGCGTTTTTACGCAGATACTGCTCGATAAAGGTCGTCAGTACCGATTTGAGCTGTTCGACCGTGTCGTCTTCCAGCTGTCCGGTTTCAGTGATCTTATCTGTAATTTCCGGATACTGGTCATGGATGAACTGCAGCATCTCGTTTTCAGCTTCCTGTACCTGGTTGATTGGCACCTGGTCGAGGTAACCTTTAGTTCCCGCGAACAGACTGACCACCTGGTCGGCCATCGCCATCGGCTTGAACTGCGGTTGCTTCAGCAGTTCGACCATGCGGTAACCGCGGTCCAGCTGGGCTTGAGTTGCTTTGTCCAGTTCGGTACCCATCTGGGCGAAGGCTTCCAGTTCACGGAAGGCCGCCAGGTCAAGACGCAGACTACCGGAAACACTCTTGGTTGCTTTCGTCTGAGCGTTACCACCCACGCGAGACACACTGATACCCACGTTAATCGCGGGACGAATCCCGGCGAAGAACAGGTCGGGTTCCAGGTAGATCTGACCGTCGGTGATCGAAATCACGTTGGTGGGAATGTACGCGGATACTTCCCCTTCCAGTGTTTCGATGATCGGCAGAGCAGTCATCGAACCGCCACCCAGTTCATCACTCAGACGGGCAGACCGTTCCAGCAGACGGCTGTGACAGTAGAATACGTCACCCGGATAAGCTTCACGTCCGGGAGGACGACGCATCAGCAGTGACAGCTGGCGATAAGCCTGAGCCTGTTTGGACAGGTCATCGTAAACCACCAGCGTGTGTTTGCCCTGGTACATATAGTATTCGGCAATTGCGGCACCAGCGTAGGGAGCGATGTACTGCAGCGGAGCAGGGTCACTCGAAGAGGCGGCAACGACAACGGTGTAGTCCATTGCGCCGTGCTCTTCCAACTGGGCTACCACACCGGCAATACTGGCGGACCGCTGACCACAGCCAACATAGACACAGACAACGTCCTTCCCCTTCTGGTTCAGGATCGTATCGATGGCGATGGCGGTCTTACCGGTCTTCCGGTCTCCGATGATCAGCTCGCGCTGACCCCGTCCGATCGGGGTCATGGCATCGATTGCCTTGATACCGGTGGCCAGAGGCTGTTTCACAGGCTGACGGGCTGCGACGCCGGGAGCGGCAACTTCCAGCGGTCTGGATTCAGTAGCCACAATCGGGCCTTTTCCATCCAGTGGTACCCCCAGCGGGTCAATCACCCGGCCCAGCAGGTTGTCACTCACGGGCACGGAGAGCAGGGCACCTGTGCTGCGTACTTCATCCCCTTCGGCAATCGAAAGGTAATCACCGAAGATGATGATACCGACCGAATTTTCTTCAAGGTTGAAGACCTGGCCACGTACACCATTGGAAAACTCAACCATTTCACCAGACATGGCTGAAGACAGTCCATAGACGCGTGCGATACCATCGCCCACTTCCAGGACCCGTCCCACTTCACTGGTTTCGATTTCGCCGCGAAAGTCTTCAATTTCCTTCTGGATAACTGAAGCGATCTCGTCCGCTTTGAATTTCATGAATGCTCCTATTGTCTAAACGTCCTCGTAATTGTTTCAATCGAGTCCGCAGAGAACCATCATAAACTGTGTCATCAACCTGAATCACCAGGCCGCCTAGTACGGACTGGTCTATGGATGCTTGCAATACCGGGATGAATCCCAGCGATTCATTCAAACGCTGTTGAATGCTGTTTAAAATACCTTCCGAGAGTTCTGTCGCCGACTTAACCACAACGGCCTTTTTGCCGGCTTCAGCATCTCGCAGTTTATTGATCTGTTTGTAAATCTGCTGTAACAGATCCAGTCGCTCATGCCGTCCCAGCACACGCAGGAAGTTCGTGAGAAGTTCCGATGCATGCGGGGCAATCGCCCGATCGATCAGCTTTAAAGATTCTTCTTTATTGAGCGATCGAGTGGTGAGCATTTTTCCGAATTCGGGGTACTGGACCAGAACGGCATTCAGAAATTCAGCAAACTCCTCAAGGGTGGAGTCTTTCTCTGCCTCGGAGATTGAACCCAGAAATGCTTTGGCATAGACCTTGGCCACCGAAATGGCACCAGGGTCATCCATCACACTGGGAATCCGAGCTTTGACTTGTTCCTGATCGTTCACGCTGATCACAACTCACTGCTAAAGGATGAATAATTCAAACTTGCTACAACGGGTTTGAATAAGTTTTATCGTTTGTTTCAGTTCGAACTGCCCGAAATCTGAGACAGGGCTTCTTCAACAAGCCGATCGCGATCGGAATCATTGAGGGCTCGTCCCAGCACATGTTCTGTCGCATCAATTACCCGGCTGTTCATCTGATCGAACAGATCTTTCAAAGCCAGTTCCCGGGCGCGTTCAATTTCCTCGACAGCGTGCGTCTTGATAGACTCCGCTTCCTGACGTGCCTGTTCGAGAATGTCCTGCTTGATGCGATCTGCATCAGAACGAGCCTCGACCATCATCGCCTGGATTTCGTCCTGAGCCGCCTCAATCTTCTGAGCATGTTCCTTGACAAGCTCTTCTGACTCACGCTGCTTTGATTCTGCTTCATTGATTGCGTTTACGACTCTCAGTTCGCGGGCATCCAGGGCTTCGATCAGCGGTCCCCAGGCAAATGCCCGCAGGACGATGATAAATGCGACGAAGACAATGAATGACCACAGTGCCAGGTCGGTCTTCCATCCCAATGGCGGGCCTGAATGATGACCGGCATCTTCAGCGGCAAACAGCGTTGCGTCCGCGCCAATCAGTCCACTGCCCAATATCACGCCACCAATAATAAACAGCATGATGATGCATCGGTTGGTAAAAAGACTTTTAAACATGATCAATGATTCTCACAGTGTTGTCAGAAAAACAGTCTTGAATTCGAACTCATCCACTGAGGACGGCTACTTCCCGGGTAATTCCAGTTTGCATGTCCAAATCTGATTAGGACATGCAGATGATGAGTGCGAAGAAGGTAGCACCTTCGATCAACGCAGCTGCAATAATCATCGCGGTCTGAATCTTACCACCAGCTTCTGGCTGACGTGCGATGGCTTCTACAGCAGAAGCACCGATCTTACCAATACCGAATCCGGCACCGATAATTGTGACACCCGCACCGAGGGCTCCCAGTGAAATTGCACCACTACCTTCTTGTGCCATTGCAGGAACAGCTGTGGCCAATACAACAACGCATGTCATGTACATAATCCGTAAAGCCTGGATCATTGTTTTTATCCCCTGACCTTTCTCAACGAGGAACACTCAAAACGAAATATACTAAGCAAGACCGTTCGGAAACCGACTGTGCCTCTAGTGAGGATTGACAGCAGCCCCGATAAACAGTGTTGCAAGAAACGCAAAAACATATGCCTGCAGAAACGCTACAAACAGTTCCAGCAAGCCAACTAAAATCTGTGCAATAATACTGGAGGGCATGACGATCGCCCACATACCAGTATCCGCAGTCATGGCAATGAATCCGAGGAAGACGGCGATCACCGTATGCCCGGCCATGATGTTGGCAAACAATCGAATTGCCAGTACGGCATGTTTAATCAAAAAACCTGCCAGCTCAATCACCCAGATCATGGGTAACAGGATTACTTTTAATGCCATCGGCAGCTCCATGGAGGGGGCCAGCGACAGCCAGAAACGAATCACTCCCTGCTCACGGGAGCCATACATGATGACGGCACAAAACGTGGTAAACGCCAGCGCCATGGTCACGTTCAATTCACCGGTCGCGGAACCCAGCCAGGGAATCGCCCCCAACAGGTTACAGACCAGAACGTAGAAGAAACAGGAGAGCACGAAGGGCAGGTATTTATCAGCAGGATGCCCCACGGCAGGACCTTCCTGATGATGTCCGTGATCGTGATCATCGTCGTGGTGATGTCCTTCACCAATCGTCGGGCGCACCACTTCGTCCCGCATGTAGATCACGATCGATTCCCAGAAATTCCACCAGCGACCGGTGACAACCTGTCCGCCGGCAGCCCGTTTGGCCAGCCCCCGGAATACGAAGAACAGAAAGACGACTGCCACCAGCTGCAACAGCATGAATTTCGTAATCTGCATTCCAAAAATCTCAGGCAGTTGCAAATGATACCCGGAGGGGAGTTCGAAATGCCCGAAATCGCGAACATGATGAAATTTGTCAGCGTGACCTGCGGCCATTGTTTCAGCTCAATTCCATTATTGTTTTTATGCAAAACCCAGTCAGTACCAAACGGCTTCGGCAGATTACCGAATGAGTAGCAAGGTTTCAACCAATAGAGACGCAAAGTAACAAATCAATAACCAAATCAAAAATTCGGGTAACCCGAAATCAGCTTTGAGTTTCAAAATAATCAGAGTGCCTATCCCGACAATCATCAGACGCAGCAATGTGGAGACACCCATTACAGCCACTGGAGAAGCATCGCGATACAGAAAACCGGCTGCCAGAAAGATAATCAGACCCGGGGTCAGGCAGAGTAATGTTGCATAAGCCAGACCTTCCACCGCCTGAGGGCCGACCATCATTTGCGCCGGCACATAAAGTACCGCGAACAAACCCAACAGTGCAGCGGTTAATATGCCGCACTGTTTGAAAGGAGTGTCTATGGTCTTGGGTGTGGGTTGCATGGTCAGCGGGTATTTTTGTTTGATCAAGTGTTGGCGGTTAATT contains:
- a CDS encoding FoF1 ATP synthase subunit delta/epsilon, which produces MAQEFRLLLVTPETTLLDQSIQSLRCTLFDGQIGILPGRMPMVGRLGFGELVFESGEGNENRYFVDGGFLQVKGSVISVLTEQAIPVSQLNAEEAEKQLEEALSQTAIGDDQCLARERDQDRARAMVALAHQK
- the atpD gene encoding F0F1 ATP synthase subunit beta; this encodes MATTEASTTSSVGKITQIIGSTFDAEFPEHQLPEIYNALTVNETIKGVEIKVTGEVQQHLGGGRVRCVALGSTDGMVRGMNVNDTGAPVSVPVGKGTLGRVFNLLGDPVDGRGAVETDEHWPIHRKAPALENLSAKTELFETGIKVVDLLTPFVRGGKAGLFGGAGLGKTVILTELIARIASAHGGYSVFAGVGERTREGNDLWLEMQETKIGQTDRSVIEQTCMVFGQMNEPPGARLRVALSALTMAEWFRDTTGTDTLLFVDNIFRFSQAGSEVSALLGRMPSAVGYQPTLGTELGELQERITSTKNGAITSVQAVYVPADDPTDPAPATAFSHLDAFIYLERKISEKGIYPAIDPLASSSRILDPQYVGERHYRVAREVQQTLQRYRELQDIIAILGVDELSEEDKLIVHRARRIERFLSQPFLVAEVFTGKEGKITPLEDTIRSFEEICAGKWDHLPEAAFMYVGAVEEAEEQAKKMAEK
- the atpG gene encoding ATP synthase F1 subunit gamma, with amino-acid sequence MAKARAIVKRLKAVKNIRKITRTMELIATARFKKAMDRAAEAAAYTKKISELVADLSQANLEFHHPLLEKHETEKNAVLLVLTSNRGLCGGYNTGVLKQALKRYQNLQANGQNVRLEVSGKRGISFLKFQGISADATYTHFEDRPTFEEVDELASRYITEYIEGKIDRLDVAYTEFVSSSRQEAVIHSLLPIGALEASESETSESYDYEFLPSAQEILEEIVPTAFKARLFKCFLDAAVSEQIARMVAMKGATENANEMVGTLSAQYNRARQTQITSEILEIIGGAAALE
- the atpA gene encoding F0F1 ATP synthase subunit alpha; this encodes MKFKADEIASVIQKEIEDFRGEIETSEVGRVLEVGDGIARVYGLSSAMSGEMVEFSNGVRGQVFNLEENSVGIIIFGDYLSIAEGDEVRSTGALLSVPVSDNLLGRVIDPLGVPLDGKGPIVATESRPLEVAAPGVAARQPVKQPLATGIKAIDAMTPIGRGQRELIIGDRKTGKTAIAIDTILNQKGKDVVCVYVGCGQRSASIAGVVAQLEEHGAMDYTVVVAASSSDPAPLQYIAPYAGAAIAEYYMYQGKHTLVVYDDLSKQAQAYRQLSLLMRRPPGREAYPGDVFYCHSRLLERSARLSDELGGGSMTALPIIETLEGEVSAYIPTNVISITDGQIYLEPDLFFAGIRPAINVGISVSRVGGNAQTKATKSVSGSLRLDLAAFRELEAFAQMGTELDKATQAQLDRGYRMVELLKQPQFKPMAMADQVVSLFAGTKGYLDQVPINQVQEAENEMLQFIHDQYPEITDKITETGQLEDDTVEQLKSVLTTFIEQYLRKNA
- the atpH gene encoding ATP synthase F1 subunit delta — protein: MNDQEQVKARIPSVMDDPGAISVAKVYAKAFLGSISEAEKDSTLEEFAEFLNAVLVQYPEFGKMLTTRSLNKEESLKLIDRAIAPHASELLTNFLRVLGRHERLDLLQQIYKQINKLRDAEAGKKAVVVKSATELSEGILNSIQQRLNESLGFIPVLQASIDQSVLGGLVIQVDDTVYDGSLRTRLKQLRGRLDNRSIHEIQSGRDRFSYPEGN
- the atpF gene encoding F0F1 ATP synthase subunit B, which encodes MFKSLFTNRCIIMLFIIGGVILGSGLIGADATLFAAEDAGHHSGPPLGWKTDLALWSFIVFVAFIIVLRAFAWGPLIEALDARELRVVNAINEAESKQRESEELVKEHAQKIEAAQDEIQAMMVEARSDADRIKQDILEQARQEAESIKTHAVEEIERARELALKDLFDQMNSRVIDATEHVLGRALNDSDRDRLVEEALSQISGSSN
- a CDS encoding ATP synthase F0 subunit C, yielding MAQEGSGAISLGALGAGVTIIGAGFGIGKIGASAVEAIARQPEAGGKIQTAMIIAAALIEGATFFALIICMS
- the atpB gene encoding F0F1 ATP synthase subunit A; the protein is MAAGHADKFHHVRDFGHFELPSGYHLQLPEIFGMQITKFMLLQLVAVVFLFFVFRGLAKRAAGGQVVTGRWWNFWESIVIYMRDEVVRPTIGEGHHHDDDHDHGHHQEGPAVGHPADKYLPFVLSCFFYVLVCNLLGAIPWLGSATGELNVTMALAFTTFCAVIMYGSREQGVIRFWLSLAPSMELPMALKVILLPMIWVIELAGFLIKHAVLAIRLFANIMAGHTVIAVFLGFIAMTADTGMWAIVMPSSIIAQILVGLLELFVAFLQAYVFAFLATLFIGAAVNPH